The Nicotiana tabacum cultivar K326 chromosome 5, ASM71507v2, whole genome shotgun sequence sequence GAATCAGGAACGTTTTTaaatccctagtttcttttctttccctttgatTCCTTTCTCTCATTTACctctctcttttcttcctttGTTTGGATGGCCGGCCAAATAATCATCGTTTCCGGGTTGAACCCGGTGGCCATTCTTCAGTCCACAATTGGCGGCGGAGCTTCTCCTACAGCGGCGGCGGCGGCGGAAAACGTCACCAGAAAAGTCATCCCTCTTTCAAGAGATGCCTTACAAGATTTCATGTTATCAATCATAACCCAAAAATTACAAGATGAGAAACAACCTTTTTACGTGTTAGATTTGGGTGAGGCTGTTTCTCTTATGGACCAATGGAAATCTGCTCTCCCAAATATCCGTCCATTTTACGCTATTAAATGTAACCCTGAACGGTCGTTCCTTTCAATTTTATCTGTTATGGGCTCAAATTTTGATTGTGCTAGCCGAGCTGAAATTGAGTATGTTTTATCTCTTGGCATTTCACCTGACCGTATTGTTTTCTTAAATCCATGCAAACTGGAATCCGATATTATTTTTGCAGCAAAAGTTGGGGTGAATCTTACAACATATGATTCAGAAGACGAGGTTTACAAGATCtgaaagcaacaacaacaacaacaacaacaacccagtataatcccacacgtggggtctggggagggtaatatgtacgcagaccttacccataccctgaagggtagagaggctgtttccaggagaccctcggctcaaaaaacaacagaagccgatatattagtaccacaaaaatgcataataaaataacagcgatacaatagatatgaaatacagaatacgaaatacgataaagatggctggtatagtaaaactagcaggtaaagccctgcatcaatagatgaCCAATGAccttcttagtctaactcctaactggctagtctcactctgttgtgctgtagaaatattcacaactctcccctaacctacaaccttaatactcgacctccataattccctgtcaagggccatgtcctcagtaatcctaagtcgcgccatgtcctgtctgatcacctctccccaatacttcttaggtcgtcctctacctctccgcgtgcccactacagccagtcgctcacacctcctcaccggtgcatcagtgctcctcctctgaatgtgcccgaaccatctgagtcttgcttcccgcatcttgtcctctatgggggccacgcccaccttctctcgaatatcttcattcctaatcttatccattcttgtatgcccgcacatccacctcaacatcctcatctccgctactttcatcttctggatgtgtgagttctttaccggccaacattcagttccatataacatggcaggcctaaccactgctctataaaacttaccttttagtaacggtgacactttcttatcacacaagactcccgacgctaacctccacttcatccaccccacccctatacggtgtgtgacatcctcgtcaatcttcccgatcccctgaataaccgatccaaggtacttgaaactacccctcttgggaatgacttgagagtcaagcctcacttcaactcccgcttccgtcggctcaactccaaatttgcactcgaggtattccgtcttcgtccttctcaacttgaaacctttagactcaagagcatgtctccaaatctctagcctctcgttgacactgcctcgtgtctcgtcaattagaataatgtcatcagcaaatagcatgcaccatggcacctccccttgaatatgatgagtcagtgcatccatcaccagggcaaataggaatgggctgagcgcagacctttggtgcaaccccgtaataactggaaaatgttcagagtcgcctcctactgtcctaacccgagtcttagctccatcatacatgtctttaatcaccttaatatagtcaatcgggacccctttatcctctaagcagctccataagacctccctaggaaccttatcgtacgctttctccaaatcaataaacaccatgtgaagatccttcttcctatccatgtactgttccaccatcctcctaataaggtggatagcttctgtggtagatcgccccggcatgaacccgaattggttgtctgaaatagacaccgtccttcgcactcttatttctaccactctctcccaaactttcatggtatgacttagtaatttgatgcccctatagttgttacagctctggacatcacctttgttcttatacaacaagaccattgtactccacctccactcttccggcatcctattagtcttgaatataacactaaacaatgcagtaagccattctaagcctgctctacccacacacctccacagttcaaccgggatttcgtctggcccggtagctctgccccttctcatcttacgcattgcctccatgacttcatcgatctcaatgtccctacaattacttaattcatggtgactgtcggcattcctcgattccccagGTCTAATATCTTGATctccttcttcacttagaagtttatgaaagtaggtctgccacctcctcttaatctggtcatctcccatcaaaactttgccgtcgtcatcttttatgcacctcacctGGTCTAGATCTCGAGTtatcctctctctcgccttagcgagtcggaataacttcttctccccgcctttgttccttagttcctcatacagacgagcaaaagctgtcgtcttagcctccgtcactgccatctttgcctccttcctagctaccttatacctttgactattctctctcttctcctcctcgttagtgctccctactaaccgcaggtaagccgccttcttcgctttcactttaccttggacaactgcattccaccaccaatctcctctGTGACCACCATTGcggcccgtagatatccctaacacctctctcgccgcctttcttatacaatccgccgtcgtcgaccacattgtgtttgcgtccccaccaCTTCTCCAAGCTctcattgccgataaccttccttccaactccttggctttatccttagtcaaggcgccccacctaatcctagGGCGTCCTTACAAGATCTGAAAGCATCACCCGAAATTTGAACTCTTGCTCCGAATCAAGCCCATGCTCGACGGCAACGCGAGATGCCCAATGGGCCCGAAATACAGCGCGCTTCCAGAAGAAGTCGACCCGCTGCTCAGGGCAGCTCAAGCCGCCCGTCTCACCGTATCCGGCATCTCATTCCACATCGGTAGCGGAGATGCCGATTCAAACGCTTATCTCGGCGCCATAGCCGCGGCTAAGGGAGTGTTTGAAACAGCTGCTAAACTCGGATGTCGAAAATGACTGTTCTAGACGTCGGCGACGGGTTTACATCCGGCCACCAGTTCACAACCGCCGCCGTCGCCATTAAATCAGCTTTAAAACAACACTTCGATGACGAACCGGAGTTGAAAATCATAGCTGAACCGGGTCGGTTTTTTGCTGAGACGGCGTTTACTTCGGCAATGACGATTATAGGGAAAAGAGTGAGGGGTGAATTGAGGAGTATTGGATTAACGACGGGCTGTACGGTTCGATGAACTGTGTACTTTACGACCATGCGACGGTGAATGCAACGCCGTTAGCTGTTCTATTGAATCGTAGTAGCGTCACCTGCGGCGGGTCGAAAACGTTCCCGATGACTGTGTTTGggctaacttgtgatgctcttgATACTGTTTTAAGGGTTTACCAGTTACCGGAGCTGCAGGTTAATGATTGGCTGGTTTTTCCTAATATGGGTGCTTATACTAAAGCTGCTGGGTCCAATTTTAATGGATTTAATACTTCCGCCATTGTTACTCACCTCGCTTATGCTTATCCAAGCTGAAGAACCACCTGTATTAGGAATTACTACCGTGGTTTTGttggttttttccttttttgggtatctttttcttaattttgttgTTTTTGGTAGTGTAATTTATATTCCAAATCAGCTTGTAATTCTCTTGTAGGTAAGAATGCAAGGATTTGCTAAAAAAAAGGGTTCAAGTTTTAGCTTttttgatttcttcttcttcgattttcCATTCTAAATTCATCTacataaaacaaaacaaaaaaatatagtgGCTAGTCAGATTTTGacttcaaattcaaaaaatatagagCAATTTCCAACTCCTTCTTTCATCTTTTTAGACGTATTGTTTATTGTGTTTTCCCATTGCCGACTCGTCCATTTCTTCGGAATATGTTATTCTTTGTAGATCACTAATTCAGTGGTGTATTACTTTATTATATAATTTGCTTGCTTAACAGCTTGTTTAGATGGTTGTAACtcattgtatcgtatcgtattgttactttaaatacaatgtttgttttgattgttacttaaattttattgtatcgtatcgttaaatctgtcgttacataacgacgaaatgtgccgctttatgtaacgaccgatttggtgtggtcgcgtcgttaccttgtctttttctctcaatctcaccctttattattattaaattattttattttatcatttaccctacatttttatatagtaattttatcttgtatcatattttttctttataatattgcaagtttattcttcatattgttagtgcgtgatatcatgaaacgatgaCAAACAACACAATCTAtctaaatattgtatttatcaaaagatacagtacaatacaatacagtacgatacgatacattatgaaatgatgcgtaacaaccatccaaacaagctgtaagagGATGAAGGAAGGGGACAATAGGGATCTTCAGTTCAAAAACGAGAGAGAGGATAGTGTAAATTGATATTTTGTCAAGatcgaaaatacaaaaaaaattctgCCGCTTCTCTTTCAATTCTCGGATTTTGGGGTTTCAAAGATGGATTTCAACTGAATTGAGTTTGGTATGCCGATTCGAGTTCCCGTTTGCGTTTCATCACATTTTCGAGTTCAAAACAGTGAAACAAGTAATTTTCCGGCTATATTGAGgttcaactctttcatcctctatTTTGTTTTATTAAGCTTAATGTTAATTATTTGTTTGGTGATATGATCTCGTTGTTTCTGTAATTGTTCTCCGTGGTTTTGAATTTGCTCGCTCGGTTATCTGCTCGTGTTTACtcaaattggttatagctgaacatgATTTTGTCACAGTATAGAAATTGAGTTACTATTCATCAACTGAACTACGTTAAATTAGATTAAAGGGGCTCGGATGCTAAATTTTATGAAATTGAGCTTTTAATTGTCTATTGCTTTGTTGCTTGCCTATATTCGTTAGGAGCATGCTTAGGTCGTTAATATTCataaacatcgtagcttgctttcaGCACGATCActaataaattatcgtggccatgagtacggttcccgtggcatgttCACGATACGTGAATCTCAATTCGggtgtgtatttcatgtgacccggccattacttcaaataataataaaaataagcacgTTGTAGGTCGTGGGTACGGTTCCAATTACACAattcgcaatgtgtaccaaacaaacaagtgtacgacaatcgtaacttgttctaaaataattccataaataattaaaaacggTCAgaggttaaaaatgcacaatagattTTAAACATATTATTAATCAGATATTTAGGCcaaataataatagttgagcgatcgttctaaaaccacgaaacccgaaaatgcctaacaccttctcctgagtTAACAAAATTCtatacccgaatttctgtgttcgcagaccataaataagagtcaaacttcctcgattcgggattttaaaccggtgacttgggacaccataaattatcccaagtgtcgactctgaatttaaataaataatctcatattgattattatcactttaattggaaaaactctccttATACTCCTTTCAGGGcaggaaaaggaggtgtgatagttcCCTCTagagtttgttttccttatgtatcacgttgGAGTTTGTAACTTATTGgtacattgtggcatcatatgagacttttggcagtgttTTAGGTAGCTTATTGCCTgagtagcttgtactgggtgagaggAGATTATAGGACCTGGGATCAGTACGACCAGATTTGTATGAAGCATATTAAAAAGCAATTATTGTTGCGTGGTtcaaaatgaggtaatggttcttgtcatgAGAATAGACCCAATGAcctgttgactcggcagttggttatgaatttctacacatttcttctaTGGTGGCAGCATTACAAGAGTTGGAGCAGGACTTATATGTGACATGAGGTGTGTTATGAGCAGCGAATTCATGGAATTCCGACTATCGTTATCAGAGGATATTGTTATGGTcttgtgaattatgcggtgcatgttgtgaattcagtaagggtatgcagtcatgtattggtgcatcgcgTAGTGATTGATACAATGTCTGTATAATGGAAACAGGCATGGCAGaaaaatttcagatgttggaTTTTCGCTCTAAGGCTAATTTGACTAAGTAAAAAGGAAGAATGTTCAGACTGGCTCAAGCTAGCATGCTCAACTAGGTTATGGTAGTACGGGTAGGTGCATGGGGTGTGAAGCAACGATTTTAGATAAATCCAGAGCAGTTCTTaccacgttcgaggacaaacgtatgtttaagtgggagagaatgtaatgacccgatcggtcatttcgATCTCTAACGCATCGTTtggtggtttgaggccatgagcagcttcacttaaggtattatgacttgtacgcgtggtcggaattgaattttgggaagttcagagttgatttggaaagaaaattctcatttcgaaagctttaagttggaagaattgactaagaatGGATTTTTAGTAAgcaacctcggaatcaggatttgaaggttccaacaggttcgtatgatgatttcggacttgggcgtatgtccggatcgggttttggatgaaccgggagcatttcagcgtcagttgtggaagttggcattttggaagaatctcataaatttgggttgaggtgcatttcaatgttatcgatgtctgttatGGATtctgagtctaggaatagctccgtattgtgattttggtaTAGGGAGCGCGtgcggaagtggatttggaggtctgtaggtcattttggggtcatttggcgaaagttagaaatttgaggGTTTTTTAGATGTTTGACCGGAAGtaaactttttaatatcgggttcggattcagatttcaaaagttggagtaggcccgtaatgttgaatatgacttgtgtgcaaaatttgaggtcaattaagcgtgatttgataggttttggcatcgaaggcagaagtttgaagttctaaagttcattaagtttgaattggtgtgtgattcatggttttagtgttgtttgatgtgatttgaaggcttgactaagttcgtagtGTGTTTTGGAACTAGTTgatgtgattggatggggtcccgggagcctcgggtggatttcgagtggttaacggattggaatttgaatttgaatttgaggaagagctgaagcagctgggcatctagtgtaaccgcaccttGTGAAGAGGGCCGCAGGTGCAAGCCCGCAGGTGTGGGAGATGGCTCACAGAAACGGAAGGACCCAAGGCTATTGAGAACCGCAGAACCAGAGAGGTTTGTGCACCTGCGATGTCAGTAGCCGCAGAAGCAgcaaggtccgcaggtgcggaaggagcgtcgcagaagcggacgcgctGGAGCAGCCTATGTGCCTCAGGTGCAAAAATGTCGTTGGGCAGTGACGTTTCTTTAAAACGGGACTTGGCctatttttctcccattttcatttgggttgggcaattttggagagcttcaaggggagattttcatcaagaaaCTCAAGGTAAGTGATCCCCACTTATTATatgttaaatacatggtttgtataaggatttaagcgtagaaattagtaaaaatttgtGGGTTGTTGGTAGAAAAACTAGAATTTAGTATTTCGGATTTGGAcaacgaatttgggcatggaatttagaattaattatatatttgagttgaggttatgggtaaagtttatcttcgaaaagttttggaatccgggtacgtgggtccgagggtgattttatcaactatttgagcggagttgggaatttattTAAATCAAATTGTTGTGAGTATTAAAGTACATTTTTATGGGTTTgtacatttattgactagttttgtagcgttgggcatcggtttgaatggttggaaaggcttgggagccggctatggaccttcggagcgaggtaagtctcctttctaaccttgtaagagagaattaatcccataggtgaactaaattaatacACGCTTCTATTTATGGGGgtacacacgaggtgatgagagtccatatgtagctactaattatgcctaTGCCCGGGTAATTCTAGGTTTACACCATGATTTGCTGATACCGTTATTTGATCTTGTTATTTACCTACCTTGAAAGGAATTTAGATCGAGTATGcttattaaatgccttgaaaagaGTTAAAATTGAGGATATTCAGGACTTGAAACTTTTTATTTGGATTTCATATGttgaaaagaattaaagaatattataataataattatttgagaaattcTATGTGTAATTGTGTTGCAATTATATTCCACGAGCAgggtaaatttccactactcttacgggatcgggccgttcacctcggcaagattttgtatttcactcttatggaattgggccgttcgcctcggcaggatctatgtaccacactctcatgggagtgggccgCTGGCCTCGAcgggttaatagatgcatctatggttcgtgtcgttcgaccctcggcagtgcacagtttatttttatgttggattAGGTCGTACACCTCGGCAATTCCTATAttatatcctcatggaatcgtgcgtaatattcgGCAAGCAGCCAGTGTATCCGTGAGTTTTCCGGATTTGAATTAGGATAATCTACTTTATGAGGTCCACAACACCCTTATGTGTGCTCTGGTTAAGGATGAAGTTTCTAATGGGAAGCTTGAGTTCATTGTAAAGACGGAAATTTGTATCACGTATCTTTATGTTTATTAAATTCATTTATTTATTCTGCCTCACATTTATTTACCTTTTTACTGTACCTAATATTA is a genomic window containing:
- the LOC107769544 gene encoding ornithine decarboxylase 1B, chloroplastic-like yields the protein MAGQIIIVSGLNPVAILQSTIGGGASPTAAAAAENVTRKVIPLSRDALQDFMLSIITQKLQDEKQPFYVLDLGEAVSLMDQWKSALPNIRPFYAIKCNPERSFLSILSVMGSNFDCASRAEIEYVLSLGISPDRIVFLNPCKLESDIIFAAKVGVNLTTYDSEDEVYKI